The region AAAGCTGCTGACAAATTCAATCCTTGCTCTTGCGCCCAGGGTTGTATTTTTGTTGGTATTATTGTCACCTGCCAAAACATCGCTGAAGACGGCGACAACTTGGCCTTGCAATTTACTGGTAGTGGAAAATTGATTTGCTTCTAACTCAGCAGCCCTCGCTTCCAAAGCATCCACACGCCCCCGTAAGGTTGCTAGTTCAGCAGCAAAATCTTCTTGCAGTTTTTGGATAGTGGCTAAATCTTGTTTTGTTACCGCATCAGCAGTAGCAGTGGCAATTAATTCATTGACGCGATTTAAACAAGCATTCAAACCTGCGGCGAATTCATACCTGGTCATGGCACGATTGCCACGATAAGTACCGTTAGGATAACCTGCAATACAACCGTAGCGTTCTACCAAAGATTGTAAGGCTTGGAATGCCCAATCTGTAGGTTGAACGTCTGATAACTGAGATACTGATGTAACTTGTGATATCAACTCTTGTTGAGAAAGCTGTTCAGTTTTCATTGTCTTTGATACTTCCTCTGCTGATGCAGCAGTGGTCATATAAAGCATTGAGCCGCAAACTACCGGACTTGTCAGTAGATATGCCCAGAATTTTTGCATAGTTTCCTCACACCTATTTACAATCAGCACCTTTAACACAAATAGAAAAAGGTATAAATACTAAAAAAATCTGATCAATACCAGAACAATCATAAAAAGTTTTTTTTACTAATAGGTCAGCAAATCCTCATAGTCAATAAACCCTGATGAATTGGCCAGCCAATAAAGGTAGTATGCACTGAAAAAATTTTGTTGTCATTACTGACACAGCAAAAGTTTGTCAAGATTGCATGGTATTGTTGTTGATATTGCATGATAATGAGAATTATTATATTATTTGTCTAATCGGGCTTCTTGTCAACAAGAATCTTGATACAGGTAAAGCCAGTATGATTGAGGAGGGAAAACTAGGTGATTGGCAATTATTTAAGACTCACCGTAAACAGACAAAGAAGTAAGATCCTGGCTGTAATGGCGCTGCTAATATTTTTACCTGCTTATGGATGTAATGAATCAAACAATGATTCTCGGACAAATGCTGGAAATTTACCAGATGCTAAATCAAGTAAAACTAAGGTAGTAACAACATTTTTGCCTGTGCATTTGTTTACTAAAGCTGTAGCTGGGGATGTAGCAGATGTAGAGATTTTAGTGAACCCAGGTACTGATGTGCATGAATATCAGGCCACACCGGATAATGTAAAAGCGATCGCAACCGCCAATATTCTGGTAAAAAATGGCTTAGGTCTGGAGGAGTTTCTGGAAGATACTGTGAAAAATGCTCAAAATCCTAAATTAGTAGAAATTGATGCCAGTAAAGGTATTAAAGTTATAAATGATATTGCTTCAGTGGAGGAAACAAAACATAAAGACCAAGACCACAAACATGAACACACAGATGGTAATCCTCATGTTTGGCTAGATCCAGTTTTTGCTAAACAGCAAGTTATCAATATTCGAGATGGTTTAATTGCTGCTGATCCTGGAAATAAAGAGGCTTATCAGAATAATGCAGCGGCTTATATTCAGGAATTAGAAAATTTAAATAATGAATTTCAGCAGTCTTTAAATACAACTTCTAACTGTACCTTCATCACTTTTCATGATGCCTTTCCCTACATAGCCAAACGCTATAACCTCAAGCAAGTTGCAGTTGTGAAAATTCCTGAAGACCAGCTTTCACCAGCAGATGTACAAAAAGCCATCAATGCGGTGAAAAAGTACAAAGTTAAAACCTTATTTAGTGAACCAGGGGTAGATAACAAATTACTAACCAGCCTTTCTCAAGATTTAAAATTAACTTTATATCCTTTAGATTCTTTAGAAAATGGTGAAACAAATCCGCAGTATTATTTTCAAGCAATGAAAGCTAATTTGCAAAATTTGGCAGCCGGATGTAAATAATTAGTAATTAGTAATTCGTAATCAATAATTAATCATCCCTGTATTAGTCTTCAAAATCCGTGTGAGCAATTTGTAATAAGTTAAAATGAGATGACTGACGCTCAACAATCAATGACATTGCCGATATTAAAAGTCGAGGGTTTAACTATCTACCAAGGGAGCTATCTAGCTGTAAGAGATGTTTCCTTTGAATTGATTCCCGGAACAGACACAGCTATAGTTGGACCCAATGGCGCAGGTAAAAGTACCTTAGTTAAAGCTATTTTAGATTTGGTTCCCCGCAGTGCTGGGACAATTGAAATTTTTGGTCGTCCCATTTCCAGATTAGGAAATTTACGTCATTTATTGGGCTATATGCCACAAAACTTTATTTTTGACCGCAGTTTTCCCATTTCTGTTAGCGAGTTAGTAGGACTGGGAATAGGTGATAGGGGACAAGTGACAGGTAGGAATAAACATTTATTTTTCTCCAAGTTTTGGCAAAGTAAACAAGAAAAATCAGCCGCAGTCACAGCAGCTTTACAACGGACAGATGCTTATCACCTGCGAAATCAAGTTATTGGTACTCTTAGCGGTGGCCAACTGAAAAGGGTTTTATTGGCCTATTGTTTGGTAACACCAAGAAAATTGTTGGTACTGGATGAAGCTTTTGCTGGGGTAGATATGCAAGGTGCGGCTGATTTTTATGCTTTGCTAAATGAGTTAAAACAGGAGGAAAATTGGACTGTTTTGCAGGTTTCCCATGATATTGATATGGTCAACCGTCATTGTGATCGCGTCATTTGTCTGAATCAAACTGTTGTCTGTACTGGCCATCCAGAAACAGCCCTTTCACCGCAAAATATCTTAGCAACTTATGGTCCTGGTTTTAATCGTTATCAACACCATCATTAAAGGAGTTAAAGGAGTCAGGAGTCAGGAGAAAGAATTATTTTTTACTCCTAAATCCCCTTGCCCTTTGCCTTATGCCTCTTGCCCCTTGCCTGTCAATCTTTTTCATCTATATGTTCAGCGACAGCTTGATAAAGATGGAAAATATGACTATCGTGGAGACGATAGAAAACATTACGCCCTTGTTTACGATAACTGACTAAACGCATAGCGCGTAAGTTTCGCAGTTGATGAGAAACAGCAGATTCACTCATATCGAGTAAAGCAGCTAAATCACTCACACAAAATTCTTTTTTAGCTAACAAAGAAAGGACTCTGAGGCGGTTAGGATCTCCTAAAAAACTGAAAAATTCTGCCATGCGTTGGGCTTTTTCAATGCTGATCAGTTCATTAGGGATGGGTTCAAAAATATTTATATCTAAAGTAATGGGTGGATTAGACTGAATCATGGGTTGTTGTTAAGTCAATTTATTTATGGAAAAAAGCGAAAATTTTTAACTGTAAATATATGGACTAAAATTTTAAATTTAAATTTAATGATCAAATGAAAGATAATCTATTTACAGGATAGATAAAAATAGCCGTCAAACCAGAGATATGGATTTATTGATTGATGTTCAAAGCGCCTTGTTAGGTATTACTAATATTCATGAGTTGGTAAACTTGTTACAATTCCCGTTTATGCAGCGTGCCATTATTGGTGCTGTATTCATGGGAATACTGGGCGGTTTATTGGGCAGTTTTGTTACTTTGCGCCAGTTGTCATTTTTTAGTCACGCTGTTGGTCATGCCGCGTTGGTAGGGGTAGCATTAGG is a window of Anabaena sphaerica FACHB-251 DNA encoding:
- a CDS encoding metal ABC transporter solute-binding protein, Zn/Mn family, translated to MIGNYLRLTVNRQRSKILAVMALLIFLPAYGCNESNNDSRTNAGNLPDAKSSKTKVVTTFLPVHLFTKAVAGDVADVEILVNPGTDVHEYQATPDNVKAIATANILVKNGLGLEEFLEDTVKNAQNPKLVEIDASKGIKVINDIASVEETKHKDQDHKHEHTDGNPHVWLDPVFAKQQVINIRDGLIAADPGNKEAYQNNAAAYIQELENLNNEFQQSLNTTSNCTFITFHDAFPYIAKRYNLKQVAVVKIPEDQLSPADVQKAINAVKKYKVKTLFSEPGVDNKLLTSLSQDLKLTLYPLDSLENGETNPQYYFQAMKANLQNLAAGCK
- a CDS encoding metal ABC transporter ATP-binding protein codes for the protein MTLPILKVEGLTIYQGSYLAVRDVSFELIPGTDTAIVGPNGAGKSTLVKAILDLVPRSAGTIEIFGRPISRLGNLRHLLGYMPQNFIFDRSFPISVSELVGLGIGDRGQVTGRNKHLFFSKFWQSKQEKSAAVTAALQRTDAYHLRNQVIGTLSGGQLKRVLLAYCLVTPRKLLVLDEAFAGVDMQGAADFYALLNELKQEENWTVLQVSHDIDMVNRHCDRVICLNQTVVCTGHPETALSPQNILATYGPGFNRYQHHH
- a CDS encoding ArsR/SmtB family transcription factor — translated: MAEFFSFLGDPNRLRVLSLLAKKEFCVSDLAALLDMSESAVSHQLRNLRAMRLVSYRKQGRNVFYRLHDSHIFHLYQAVAEHIDEKD